In one Corynebacterium bovis DSM 20582 = CIP 54.80 genomic region, the following are encoded:
- the gcvT gene encoding glycine cleavage system aminomethyltransferase GcvT — protein MTGTPRRTALHPVHEALGARFTDFGGWDMPLKYNNELDEHRAVRERVGVFDLSHMGEVRVTGPEAAAFLDHALISRLSAVKVGKAKYSMICTEDGGIIDDLITYHLAENEFLVIPNAGNAPTVAAALAERAAGFDVTVADESADTALIAVQGPDAAAVMREIVAEVTDAPEASGAGRTVDAAVEGLGYYAAFRGRVAGHDAVVARTGYTGEDGFEIFVANPGAADVWEAALAAGERFDVLPCGLASRDTLRLEAGMPLYGHELSLDLTPVDAGLGVLAATSSKEEFVGRDAIVAAKEQGTRQRLIGLTGEGRRAAREGYDVYVAGTDEKLGTVTSGALSPTLGHPVAMAYVSSEAAAEGGAAAEGTGVEVDVRGRRLPFTVTALPFYSRGR, from the coding sequence ATGACCGGAACCCCCCGCCGGACCGCCCTCCACCCCGTCCACGAGGCACTCGGTGCCCGCTTCACCGACTTCGGCGGCTGGGACATGCCGCTGAAGTACAACAACGAGCTCGACGAGCACCGCGCCGTCCGTGAGCGCGTCGGCGTCTTCGACCTCTCCCACATGGGCGAGGTCCGCGTGACCGGCCCGGAGGCCGCCGCGTTCCTCGACCACGCCCTCATCTCCCGGCTGTCCGCCGTGAAGGTCGGCAAGGCGAAGTACTCGATGATCTGCACGGAGGACGGCGGCATCATCGACGACCTCATCACCTACCACCTCGCCGAGAACGAGTTCCTCGTCATCCCGAACGCCGGCAACGCGCCGACGGTCGCCGCCGCCCTCGCCGAGCGCGCCGCGGGCTTCGACGTCACCGTCGCCGACGAGTCCGCGGACACGGCGCTCATCGCCGTGCAGGGCCCGGACGCCGCCGCGGTCATGCGGGAGATCGTCGCCGAGGTCACCGACGCGCCCGAGGCCTCCGGCGCGGGGCGGACCGTCGACGCGGCGGTCGAGGGCCTCGGCTACTACGCGGCCTTCCGGGGCCGGGTCGCCGGGCACGACGCCGTCGTCGCGCGCACCGGGTACACCGGCGAGGACGGCTTCGAGATCTTCGTCGCGAACCCGGGGGCCGCCGACGTGTGGGAGGCCGCCCTCGCCGCCGGGGAGCGCTTCGACGTCCTCCCGTGCGGCCTCGCCTCCCGGGACACGCTGCGCCTCGAGGCGGGGATGCCACTGTACGGCCACGAGCTGTCGCTCGACCTCACCCCCGTCGACGCGGGTCTCGGCGTGCTCGCCGCGACGTCGTCGAAGGAGGAGTTCGTCGGCCGGGACGCGATCGTCGCCGCGAAGGAGCAGGGCACCCGGCAGCGGCTCATCGGCCTCACCGGTGAGGGGCGGCGCGCGGCCCGGGAGGGCTACGACGTCTACGTCGCCGGCACGGACGAGAAGCTCGGCACGGTGACCTCCGGCGCGCTGTCGCCGACGCTCGGCCACCCGGTCGCGATGGCGTACGTGTCCTCGGAGGCCGCCGCCGAGGGCGGCGCCGCGGCCGAGGGCACGGGCGTCGAGGTCGACGTCCGCGGCCGCCGCCTGCCGTTCACGGTCACCGCGCTGCCGTTCTACTCGCGGGGGCGCTGA
- a CDS encoding PTS sugar transporter subunit IIA has protein sequence MSSTVVAPLAGTVAPLSSVPDPVFAVGAVGDGVAVVPDPGGGAVAVRSPVAGVVRRVLPHLFIVDTAGGAHVLVHLGIDTGRLEGEGFTTVVAEGDRVAAGDPVTTYTPCEVARRGYDPVVVVVALRSGAGTVVPGALPGEPCAAGDALFTV, from the coding sequence GTGAGCAGCACCGTTGTCGCGCCGCTGGCGGGGACGGTCGCCCCGTTGTCGTCGGTGCCGGACCCGGTCTTCGCCGTCGGCGCCGTGGGCGACGGGGTGGCCGTCGTCCCGGACCCGGGCGGCGGCGCGGTGGCGGTCCGTTCGCCCGTCGCGGGTGTCGTGCGGCGGGTCCTCCCGCACCTGTTCATCGTCGACACCGCGGGCGGGGCCCATGTCCTCGTGCACCTCGGCATCGACACCGGCCGGTTGGAGGGGGAGGGGTTCACGACGGTCGTCGCCGAGGGGGACCGGGTCGCGGCCGGGGACCCGGTGACGACGTACACGCCGTGCGAGGTCGCCCGCCGCGGGTATGATCCGGTGGTCGTCGTGGTCGCGTTGCGGTCGGGCGCGGGGACCGTCGTGCCGGGCGCGCTGCCGGGGGAGCCGTGCGCCGCCGGGGACGCCCTGTTCACCGTCTGA
- the fbaA gene encoding class II fructose-bisphosphate aldolase, producing MPIATPAVYQDMLDKAKENGYAYPAINCTSSETINAALKGFADVESDGIIQFSTGGAEFGSGLAVKNMVAGAEALAAFAHQAAKHYGVNVALHTDHCQKEKLDTYVRPLLEISRKRVEAGEIPLFQSHMWDGSAIPIDENLEIAKGLLPACRDAQIILEVEIGVVGGEEDGVEAKAGDNLYTTDEDFAKTVDALGTGENGRYLLAATFGNVHGVYKPGNVKLRPEVLEMGQKVATEKLGLDAGSRPFDFVFHGGSGSEKEKIEEALGYGVVKMNVDTDTQYAFTRPIVTHMFQNYDGVLKIDGEVGNKKVYDPRSYMKKAEAAMAERVVEACRDLHSAGTSLS from the coding sequence ATGCCCATCGCAACCCCCGCCGTCTACCAGGACATGCTGGACAAGGCGAAGGAGAACGGCTACGCCTATCCGGCCATCAACTGCACGTCCTCGGAGACGATCAACGCCGCGCTGAAGGGCTTCGCGGACGTCGAGTCGGACGGCATCATCCAGTTCTCGACCGGTGGCGCGGAGTTCGGCTCCGGCCTCGCGGTGAAGAACATGGTCGCCGGCGCGGAGGCCCTCGCCGCGTTCGCGCACCAGGCGGCGAAGCACTACGGGGTGAACGTCGCCCTGCACACGGACCACTGCCAGAAGGAGAAGCTGGACACCTACGTCCGGCCGCTGCTGGAGATCTCCCGGAAGCGTGTCGAGGCCGGCGAGATCCCGCTGTTCCAGTCCCACATGTGGGACGGCTCGGCCATCCCGATCGACGAGAACCTGGAGATCGCCAAGGGCCTGCTCCCCGCGTGCCGTGACGCGCAGATCATCCTCGAGGTCGAGATCGGTGTCGTCGGCGGCGAGGAGGACGGCGTCGAGGCGAAGGCGGGTGACAACCTGTACACGACCGACGAGGACTTCGCGAAGACCGTCGACGCCCTCGGCACCGGCGAGAATGGCCGGTACCTCCTTGCGGCGACGTTCGGCAACGTCCACGGCGTGTACAAGCCGGGCAACGTCAAGCTCCGCCCCGAGGTCCTGGAGATGGGCCAGAAGGTCGCGACGGAGAAGCTCGGTCTCGACGCGGGCTCGCGGCCCTTCGACTTCGTCTTCCACGGCGGCTCCGGCTCCGAGAAGGAGAAGATCGAGGAGGCGCTGGGTTACGGCGTCGTGAAGATGAACGTGGACACGGACACCCAGTACGCCTTCACCCGCCCGATCGTGACGCACATGTTCCAGAACTACGACGGTGTGCTCAAGATCGACGGCGAGGTCGGCAACAAGAAGGTGTACGATCCGCGCTCGTACATGAAGAAGGCGGAGGCCGCGATGGCCGAGCGCGTGGTCGAGGCCTGCCGCGACCTCCACTCCGCCGGGACCTCGCTGTCCTGA
- the gcvH gene encoding glycine cleavage system protein GcvH, whose protein sequence is MTALPTDHLYSEEHEWVNTTDVTEGATVRVGITHIAAEALGEIVFVELPEVGTEIEAGEAYGEVESTKSVSDIYAPVSGEVTAVNGDLEDNAGIINDDPYGAGWLYEVKVTAAGDLMDHEAYAAANN, encoded by the coding sequence ATGACCGCACTGCCGACCGACCACCTGTACTCCGAGGAGCACGAGTGGGTGAACACCACCGACGTCACCGAGGGCGCGACCGTGCGCGTGGGCATCACCCACATCGCCGCCGAGGCCCTGGGCGAGATCGTCTTCGTCGAGCTCCCCGAGGTCGGCACCGAGATCGAGGCCGGTGAGGCCTACGGCGAGGTCGAGTCCACGAAGTCCGTGTCCGACATCTACGCCCCGGTCTCCGGGGAGGTCACCGCGGTCAACGGCGACCTGGAGGACAACGCGGGGATCATCAACGACGACCCGTACGGCGCCGGCTGGCTCTACGAGGTGAAGGTCACCGCCGCGGGTGACCTCATGGACCACGAGGCCTACGCGGCCGCGAACAACTGA
- a CDS encoding TetR/AcrR family transcriptional regulator has protein sequence MVRKLAHERRANALQAARRLIVQGGIEAASVRNVADEAQMSPGSLRHIFPAHQDMFIALMRQAEDERRSAIVAATESAALASLPPRERAVEIVMKMLPLDEQTVTHAVVQLALVGGNPGDLRIKLLRTSMSRGEDEFCRRVVDIATRGGERPEDPERAALDLRLVLDGLSIRVLEHCEFTRERARTAVVRALERILGPEPGREGADATGAAATDAGAAAPAATAAATDGGAADTADRPDLASVVAGPGADTGTGEADGDGDAEDGEGVVGTVAGGRAAVVDGEAGTPAV, from the coding sequence ATGGTCAGGAAGTTAGCCCATGAGCGTCGGGCGAACGCTCTCCAGGCGGCGCGCCGTCTCATCGTCCAGGGTGGAATCGAGGCGGCGAGCGTGCGCAACGTCGCCGACGAAGCCCAGATGTCCCCCGGATCACTCCGCCACATCTTCCCCGCGCACCAGGACATGTTCATCGCCCTCATGCGGCAGGCCGAGGACGAGCGCCGCTCGGCGATCGTCGCCGCGACGGAGTCCGCGGCGCTCGCGTCACTGCCGCCCCGGGAGCGGGCGGTCGAGATCGTCATGAAGATGCTCCCGCTCGACGAGCAGACGGTGACCCACGCCGTCGTGCAGCTCGCCCTCGTCGGGGGCAACCCGGGTGACCTGCGCATCAAGCTCCTGCGGACGTCGATGTCCCGCGGGGAGGACGAGTTCTGCCGGCGGGTCGTCGACATCGCGACGCGCGGCGGCGAGCGCCCCGAGGACCCCGAGCGGGCGGCCCTCGACCTGCGGCTCGTCCTCGACGGCCTCTCCATCCGGGTGCTCGAGCACTGCGAGTTCACGCGGGAGCGGGCGCGGACCGCGGTCGTCCGCGCGCTCGAGCGGATCCTCGGCCCCGAGCCCGGCCGGGAGGGGGCGGACGCCACGGGTGCCGCCGCCACTGACGCCGGCGCAGCCGCCCCCGCCGCAACCGCCGCCGCCACTGACGGCGGCGCAGCCGACACCGCCGACCGTCCCGACCTGGCGTCCGTCGTCGCCGGGCCGGGGGCGGACACCGGCACCGGGGAGGCCGACGGCGACGGGGACGCGGAGGACGGGGAGGGCGTCGTCGGCACCGTCGCCGGGGGCCGGGCCGCCGTCGTCGACGGGGAGGCGGGGACGCCCGCCGTGTGA
- a CDS encoding TrmH family RNA methyltransferase yields the protein MTGPDPDPATGGEAPGPTEWHPHPVGVGPWAEEHPGEPEPTGDRWDPQLLAEGDRRNVVDAYRYWTREAIVRDIDARRHPLHVAIENFGNDANIGTVVRTANAFAVDTVHIVGRRRWNRRGAMVTDRYQHLRHHADVAGVLEFARAHGLTVVAVDNTPGSVPLETTDLPERCLLLFGQEGPGVTEAARDGAALTVSIAQFGSTRSVNAGVAAGIAMHAWVRRHADLRAAW from the coding sequence CTGACCGGCCCCGACCCCGACCCCGCCACCGGCGGCGAGGCCCCCGGCCCCACCGAATGGCACCCGCACCCGGTGGGCGTCGGCCCCTGGGCGGAGGAGCACCCCGGCGAGCCGGAACCGACCGGCGACCGCTGGGACCCGCAGCTCCTCGCCGAGGGCGACCGGCGCAACGTCGTGGACGCCTACCGCTACTGGACGCGCGAGGCGATCGTGCGGGACATCGACGCGCGCCGCCACCCGCTGCACGTGGCGATCGAGAACTTCGGCAACGACGCGAACATCGGCACCGTCGTCCGCACGGCGAACGCCTTCGCGGTCGACACGGTGCACATCGTCGGGCGTCGCCGCTGGAACCGGCGGGGGGCGATGGTGACCGACCGCTACCAGCACCTCCGGCACCACGCGGACGTCGCCGGGGTGCTGGAGTTCGCCCGCGCGCACGGGCTGACGGTCGTCGCCGTGGACAACACCCCGGGCAGCGTGCCCCTCGAGACGACGGACCTGCCGGAGCGCTGCCTGCTCCTCTTCGGCCAGGAGGGGCCCGGGGTCACGGAGGCGGCCCGCGACGGCGCGGCGCTGACGGTGTCCATCGCCCAGTTCGGCTCGACGCGTTCGGTCAACGCGGGGGTCGCCGCCGGGATCGCCATGCACGCGTGGGTCCGGCGGCACGCGGACCTCCGCGCGGCGTGGTGA
- the gcvP gene encoding aminomethyl-transferring glycine dehydrogenase: MATVHDAFPNRHIGPDRRETREILDVLGYTSTDELARAALPASIVQDEPIGLPPALDETGVLAALRGYASRNVVKKQLIGAGYHDTVTPAVIRRNVVENPGWYTAYTPYQPEISQGRLEALLNFQTAVEDLTGLPVAGASLLDEATAVAEAVQMMVRVNTKAAKAGGVVLLDADLHPSSIAVTCARAEAAGIPVEIVGIGDAGEGTDRDDLVGVVVSNPGTTGRVRDLRPVVEAVKARGGLVTVACDLLAQVLVESPGAQGADIAVGSAQRFGVPLFFGGPHAAFLACAEGMQRKLPGRIVGVSVDSEGTPAYRLALQTREQHIRRDKATSNICTAQALLAVVAGFYAVWHGPEGLREIATAVHGRAVALAVALSRAGLALAHDAFFDTVTVDLGSVAGGGSAGDGDGATPADRAVRAACDAGFNIRRIDDTHVGVSVGESTTDADIVALTDALVGTLTGEERHASVDTSSFTPADGPLADVLRADDILTHPVFHSVSSETEMMRYLRRLADRDLALDRTMIPLGSCTMKLNAAVSMEPVTWPEFAGIHPLAPVDQVQGWLDLIADLEDRLARITGYARVSVQPNAGSQGEFAGLLAIRRYHRSRGDDGRTIVLIPASAHGTNAASAALAGLRVVAVANAGDGSVDLDDLDAKLAKYGDEVAGIMITYPSTHGVFEEHVREVCDRVHASGGQVYIDGANLNALVGLARPGRFGGDVSHLNLHKTFTIPHGGGGPGVGPVCVAEHLVPFLPTDPWAPVDGEGSGEGADGEGAGEGADGTSAATGRPVSAARYGSAGVLPISWAYIAMSGDEGLTESSRMALVNANYISRSLADCYPTLYTGENGLVAHECILDLRELTRRSGVTAEDVTKRLMDYGFHAPTLAFPVAGTLMVEPTESEDKGELDRFIEAMRSIHAEITEVIDGTVAVEDSVLRKAPFTAESVVRDDFDDAVSGGHFTRRQAAFPVPRLVRDKYFPPVRRIDNAHGDRNLVCACPPIEAFDIEAD; this comes from the coding sequence ATGGCTACCGTCCACGACGCTTTCCCGAACCGCCACATCGGCCCCGACCGCCGGGAGACGCGAGAGATCCTCGACGTCCTCGGCTACACCAGCACCGACGAGCTCGCGCGGGCGGCCCTGCCCGCGTCGATCGTGCAGGACGAACCGATCGGCCTGCCGCCCGCCCTCGACGAGACGGGCGTCCTCGCCGCCCTCCGCGGCTACGCCTCCCGCAACGTCGTCAAGAAGCAGCTCATCGGGGCGGGGTACCACGACACCGTCACCCCGGCGGTCATCCGCCGCAACGTCGTCGAGAACCCGGGCTGGTACACGGCCTACACCCCGTACCAGCCGGAGATCTCCCAGGGCCGCCTCGAGGCCCTGCTGAACTTCCAGACCGCCGTCGAGGACCTCACCGGCCTGCCCGTCGCCGGGGCCTCCCTTCTCGACGAGGCCACCGCGGTGGCCGAGGCGGTCCAGATGATGGTCCGCGTCAACACGAAGGCCGCGAAGGCCGGGGGCGTCGTCCTCCTCGACGCCGACCTCCACCCCTCCTCGATCGCCGTGACGTGCGCCCGCGCGGAGGCGGCCGGCATCCCCGTCGAGATCGTCGGGATCGGCGACGCCGGTGAGGGCACGGACCGCGACGACCTCGTCGGCGTCGTCGTCTCCAACCCGGGCACGACCGGCCGGGTCCGTGACCTGCGGCCCGTCGTCGAGGCCGTGAAGGCGCGGGGCGGGCTCGTCACCGTCGCCTGCGACCTCCTCGCCCAGGTGCTCGTCGAGTCGCCCGGGGCGCAGGGGGCGGACATCGCCGTCGGCTCCGCGCAGCGCTTCGGGGTGCCGCTGTTCTTCGGCGGCCCGCACGCGGCGTTCCTCGCGTGCGCCGAGGGGATGCAGCGCAAGCTGCCCGGCCGCATCGTCGGGGTGTCCGTCGACAGTGAGGGCACGCCCGCGTACCGGCTCGCGCTCCAGACCCGTGAGCAGCACATCCGCCGGGACAAGGCGACGTCGAACATCTGCACCGCCCAGGCGCTGCTCGCCGTCGTCGCCGGGTTCTACGCCGTGTGGCACGGCCCGGAGGGCCTGCGGGAGATCGCGACGGCCGTCCACGGGCGCGCGGTCGCCCTCGCCGTCGCCCTGTCCCGGGCCGGTCTCGCCCTCGCGCACGACGCGTTCTTCGACACCGTCACCGTCGACCTCGGGTCCGTCGCCGGCGGTGGCTCCGCCGGTGACGGTGACGGCGCGACGCCCGCCGACCGCGCCGTCCGCGCCGCGTGCGACGCCGGGTTCAACATCCGCCGGATCGACGACACGCACGTCGGCGTGTCCGTCGGGGAGTCGACGACCGACGCGGACATCGTCGCGCTCACGGACGCGCTCGTCGGCACCCTCACCGGCGAGGAGCGCCACGCGAGCGTCGACACCTCCTCCTTCACCCCCGCCGACGGCCCCCTCGCCGACGTCCTCCGCGCGGACGACATCCTCACCCACCCGGTGTTCCACTCCGTGAGCTCCGAGACGGAGATGATGCGCTACCTGCGGCGGCTCGCCGACCGGGACCTCGCCCTCGACCGGACGATGATCCCCCTGGGCTCCTGCACGATGAAGCTCAACGCCGCGGTGTCGATGGAACCCGTCACGTGGCCGGAGTTCGCGGGCATCCACCCGCTCGCGCCCGTCGACCAGGTGCAGGGCTGGCTCGACCTCATCGCCGACCTGGAGGACCGGCTCGCGCGGATCACCGGCTACGCCCGGGTGTCCGTCCAGCCGAACGCCGGCTCGCAGGGCGAGTTCGCCGGGCTCCTCGCGATCCGCCGCTACCACCGCTCCCGCGGGGACGACGGGCGGACGATCGTCCTCATCCCCGCGTCCGCGCACGGGACGAACGCGGCGTCCGCCGCGCTCGCCGGGCTGCGGGTCGTCGCCGTGGCCAACGCCGGGGACGGGTCCGTCGACCTCGACGACCTCGACGCGAAGCTCGCGAAGTACGGCGATGAGGTCGCCGGCATCATGATCACCTACCCGTCGACGCACGGCGTGTTCGAGGAGCACGTGCGCGAGGTCTGCGACCGCGTCCACGCGTCCGGCGGCCAGGTGTACATCGACGGCGCGAACCTCAACGCGCTCGTCGGGCTCGCCCGGCCCGGGCGGTTCGGCGGCGACGTCTCCCACCTCAACCTCCACAAGACCTTCACGATCCCGCACGGCGGTGGCGGCCCGGGCGTCGGCCCGGTGTGCGTCGCCGAGCACCTCGTGCCCTTCCTGCCGACCGACCCGTGGGCGCCGGTCGACGGCGAGGGTTCCGGTGAGGGGGCCGACGGTGAGGGTGCCGGTGAGGGTGCCGACGGCACGTCCGCCGCGACGGGCCGTCCCGTGTCCGCCGCCCGCTACGGCTCCGCCGGCGTCCTGCCGATCTCCTGGGCGTACATCGCCATGTCCGGCGACGAGGGGCTCACCGAGTCCTCCCGCATGGCGCTCGTCAACGCGAACTACATCTCCCGCAGCCTCGCGGACTGCTACCCGACGCTGTACACCGGCGAGAACGGCCTCGTCGCCCACGAGTGCATCCTCGACCTGCGCGAACTCACCCGCCGCTCCGGCGTCACCGCCGAGGACGTGACGAAGCGCCTCATGGACTACGGCTTCCACGCGCCGACGCTCGCCTTCCCCGTCGCCGGGACGCTCATGGTCGAGCCGACCGAGTCCGAGGACAAGGGGGAGCTCGACCGCTTCATCGAGGCGATGCGCTCCATCCACGCCGAGATCACCGAGGTCATCGACGGCACGGTCGCCGTCGAGGACTCCGTGCTGCGCAAGGCCCCGTTCACCGCCGAGTCCGTCGTCCGCGACGACTTCGACGACGCGGTGTCCGGCGGGCACTTCACCCGCCGCCAGGCCGCGTTCCCGGTCCCCCGGCTCGTGCGGGACAAGTACTTCCCGCCGGTGCGCCGCATCGACAACGCCCACGGCGACCGCAACCTCGTGTGCGCCTGCCCGCCGATCGAGGCGTTCGACATCGAGGCCGACTGA
- the pyrE gene encoding orotate phosphoribosyltransferase — translation MSAANGRETDTETTAGTAGTATTSATPSGTASTPVPEVDAERKARLAELVRDLAVVHGRVTLSSGKEADYYVDLRRATLHREASPLIGALLRQLTADWDYTNVGGLTLGADPVATAVMHAGDGVDAFVVRKEAKKHGMQRRIEGPDIAGRRVLVVEDTTTTGNSPLTAVAAAREAGAEVVGVATVVDRETGARDVIEAEGLEYRPLLGLADLGLE, via the coding sequence GTGAGCGCAGCGAACGGCCGGGAGACCGACACCGAGACCACCGCCGGGACCGCCGGGACGGCGACCACGTCGGCCACCCCGTCAGGCACCGCGTCGACCCCCGTCCCGGAGGTCGACGCCGAGCGGAAGGCCCGGCTCGCCGAGCTCGTCCGGGACCTCGCCGTCGTCCACGGCCGGGTGACCCTCTCCTCGGGCAAGGAGGCGGACTACTACGTCGACCTCCGCCGGGCGACCCTCCACCGCGAGGCCTCCCCGCTCATCGGCGCGCTGCTCCGCCAGCTCACGGCGGACTGGGACTACACGAACGTCGGCGGCCTCACCCTCGGCGCGGACCCGGTCGCCACCGCGGTCATGCACGCCGGCGACGGGGTCGACGCCTTCGTCGTCCGCAAGGAGGCGAAGAAGCACGGGATGCAGCGCCGCATCGAGGGCCCGGACATCGCCGGCCGCCGGGTGCTCGTCGTCGAGGACACGACGACGACCGGCAACTCGCCGCTCACCGCCGTCGCCGCCGCCCGGGAGGCCGGGGCCGAGGTCGTCGGCGTCGCGACCGTCGTCGACCGGGAGACCGGGGCCCGGGACGTCATCGAGGCCGAGGGCCTGGAGTACCGTCCGCTGCTCGGCCTCGCCGACCTCGGCCTGGAGTGA
- a CDS encoding glycoside hydrolase family 76 protein: MQERWDHRADLAEQAVAERHAARLWGIPRTNLAVIAWPPTSRDKIFFRWHYWWQAHYIDCQVDAAQRRSTRLRLGQIRRTIRGMRLRNFGRLTANNYYDDKAWLALALERTENLRKYGTVRYRDALEENILDGIDPLTGVLPWRSNETFYNVPTNGPAAILAARTGRLDVARRLTDWVFETLINDDGLVLDGLRMRMHGPEQETAVHPYCQGVMIGACVEIARAMREEAGVGPDEVSPVGVEYITRAQGLVRAVARSMATRDNVIDWRTGGGDGGLFKGILARYLALAAVALPGEDRSTRETRRLAGQLVTASAGSVWMHRLEVDGLPVFPSDWTADAVLPQSGGLVGATIAGAVGSSDIAERDLSVQLSGWMLMEAAAQVAAAEDDARTR; this comes from the coding sequence GTGCAGGAACGATGGGACCACAGAGCTGACCTCGCCGAGCAGGCGGTGGCCGAGCGTCACGCTGCCCGGCTGTGGGGGATTCCCAGGACGAACCTCGCCGTCATCGCGTGGCCGCCGACCTCCCGGGACAAGATCTTCTTCCGCTGGCACTACTGGTGGCAGGCGCACTACATCGACTGTCAGGTCGACGCCGCGCAGCGCCGCTCCACCCGCCTGCGCCTGGGCCAGATCCGCCGGACGATCCGCGGGATGCGCCTGCGGAACTTCGGCCGCCTCACGGCGAACAACTACTACGACGACAAGGCGTGGCTGGCCCTCGCCCTGGAGCGGACGGAGAACCTGCGGAAGTACGGGACCGTCCGCTACCGCGACGCGCTCGAGGAGAACATCCTCGACGGCATCGACCCGCTCACGGGCGTCCTGCCGTGGCGCAGCAACGAGACGTTCTACAACGTGCCGACGAACGGCCCGGCGGCGATCCTCGCCGCGCGGACCGGGCGGCTCGACGTCGCCCGGCGGCTGACGGACTGGGTGTTCGAGACGCTCATCAACGACGACGGGCTCGTCCTGGACGGCCTGCGGATGCGGATGCACGGCCCGGAGCAGGAGACGGCCGTGCACCCGTACTGCCAGGGCGTGATGATCGGGGCGTGCGTGGAGATCGCCCGCGCGATGCGGGAGGAGGCCGGGGTCGGGCCGGACGAGGTGTCCCCGGTGGGGGTGGAGTACATCACCCGGGCGCAGGGCCTGGTCCGGGCGGTCGCGCGGTCGATGGCGACGCGGGACAACGTCATCGACTGGCGGACCGGCGGCGGCGACGGGGGCCTGTTCAAGGGGATCCTCGCCCGGTACCTCGCGCTCGCGGCGGTCGCGCTGCCCGGGGAGGACCGCAGCACGCGGGAGACCCGGCGGTTGGCGGGGCAGCTTGTCACGGCGTCGGCCGGGTCGGTGTGGATGCACCGGCTGGAGGTCGACGGCCTGCCGGTGTTCCCGTCGGACTGGACCGCGGACGCGGTGCTGCCGCAGTCGGGCGGTCTCGTCGGGGCGACGATCGCGGGGGCGGTGGGGTCCTCGGACATCGCCGAGCGGGACCTGTCGGTGCAGTTGTCGGGGTGGATGCTCATGGAGGCTGCCGCGCAGGTCGCGGCGGCGGAGGACGACGCCCGCACCCGGTGA
- a CDS encoding lysoplasmalogenase family protein: MSRRRILTGRAAEGVGALRRAVTRRHPARVAYLAAGAASVGAALARSDRTTRTVKPLLMPLLAAGVLHRAVVRGAGRAVTGSDVTSRTTGVDVALVTAGLAGAWAGDVVLMGPGSRAADTRERARTLSGGAAAFTAAQAAHIAVLRRRGAHLTRGAVVRRLPVWLAGVGLAAVAAPSALPAVAGYGAALAVTSALAADPTLRRGSGGAPATGRPTDPSRGLAPGGVLFIVSDGLILARLALHRVGSSAGSGARGSRGVDAVDRLLDGTVMATYVVAQMLLVDGETE, translated from the coding sequence GTGAGCCGCAGGAGGATCCTCACCGGCCGCGCGGCCGAGGGCGTCGGTGCCCTCCGCCGCGCCGTGACCCGCCGCCACCCGGCCCGCGTGGCGTACCTCGCGGCGGGGGCGGCGTCCGTCGGCGCGGCCCTCGCCCGCTCCGACCGCACGACCCGCACCGTGAAACCGCTGCTCATGCCGCTGCTCGCGGCGGGGGTGCTGCACCGGGCGGTCGTGCGCGGCGCGGGGCGGGCCGTCACGGGGTCCGACGTCACCTCCCGGACGACGGGCGTGGACGTCGCCCTCGTCACCGCCGGACTCGCCGGCGCGTGGGCCGGGGACGTCGTGCTCATGGGCCCGGGGTCCCGTGCGGCGGACACGCGCGAACGCGCCCGGACGCTCAGCGGCGGGGCGGCGGCGTTCACCGCCGCCCAGGCGGCGCACATCGCGGTGCTCCGCCGGCGGGGCGCGCACCTCACCCGGGGCGCGGTCGTCCGGCGGCTGCCGGTGTGGCTCGCCGGGGTGGGCCTCGCGGCGGTCGCCGCCCCGTCCGCGTTGCCGGCCGTCGCCGGGTACGGCGCGGCGCTCGCGGTGACCTCCGCCCTCGCGGCCGACCCGACGCTGCGCCGCGGCTCGGGCGGCGCCCCGGCGACCGGCCGGCCGACCGACCCGTCGCGGGGCCTCGCGCCCGGTGGGGTGCTGTTCATCGTCTCGGACGGGCTCATCCTGGCCCGGCTCGCCCTGCACCGGGTGGGGTCCTCCGCCGGGTCGGGGGCACGGGGGTCCCGGGGGGTCGACGCCGTCGACCGCCTCCTCGACGGCACCGTCATGGCGACGTACGTCGTCGCCCAGATGCTCCTCGTCGACGGGGAGACCGAGTGA